One Streptococcus sp. S1 DNA window includes the following coding sequences:
- a CDS encoding 6-phospho-beta-glucosidase yields the protein MTDKLQFPDGFLWGGATAANQCEGAYNEDGRGLANVDVVPIGPDRHAIITGQKKMFDFEEGYFYPAKDGIDMYHRYKEDIALFGEMGFKTYRLSIAWSRIFPQGDELEPNEAGLQFYEDLFKECHKYGIEPLVTITHFDCPMHLITEYGGWRSRKMLECYERLCRTLFTRYKGLVNYWLTFNEINMILHAPFMGAGLCFEEGENEEQVKYQAAHHELVASAIATKLAHEIDPNNKVGCMLAAGQNYPHTCAPRDVWAGLEEDRKNYFFIDVQARGEYPNYAKKEWERQGITVEMTEQDLQLLKDHTVDFISFSYYASRVASGDPAEREKTAGNIFASLKNPYLESSEWGWQIDPLGLRITLNTIWDRYQKPLFIVENGLGAVDTPNEAGEIEDDYRINYLAAHIKAMREAIHEDGVVLWGYTTWGCIDLVSAGTGEMKKRYGFIYVDRDNEGKGSLERSRKKSFYWYKEVIATNGASVE from the coding sequence ATGACCGACAAACTTCAATTTCCAGATGGTTTCCTCTGGGGTGGGGCGACGGCTGCTAACCAGTGTGAGGGAGCTTATAATGAAGACGGCCGTGGCTTGGCTAATGTGGATGTGGTGCCGATTGGGCCTGATCGGCACGCCATAATTACTGGTCAGAAAAAGATGTTCGACTTTGAAGAGGGCTATTTTTACCCGGCTAAGGATGGCATTGATATGTACCATCGCTACAAGGAAGACATTGCGCTCTTTGGGGAAATGGGCTTTAAAACCTATCGTTTGTCCATTGCCTGGTCTCGGATCTTCCCACAAGGAGATGAACTAGAGCCGAATGAAGCAGGTTTACAGTTCTATGAAGACCTCTTTAAGGAGTGCCACAAGTATGGCATTGAACCCTTGGTGACCATTACCCACTTTGACTGTCCCATGCATTTGATTACCGAGTATGGAGGTTGGCGTAGTCGTAAGATGTTGGAATGTTATGAACGACTCTGCCGGACCCTCTTCACTCGCTACAAGGGCTTGGTCAACTACTGGCTGACCTTTAATGAGATCAATATGATCCTTCATGCGCCTTTTATGGGAGCGGGTCTCTGCTTTGAAGAAGGGGAGAATGAGGAGCAAGTCAAATACCAGGCAGCTCACCATGAGTTGGTCGCTTCAGCCATTGCTACCAAGCTAGCCCATGAGATTGATCCTAACAATAAGGTCGGCTGTATGCTGGCGGCTGGGCAAAACTATCCGCATACCTGTGCTCCACGAGATGTCTGGGCTGGTCTAGAAGAAGACCGCAAGAACTATTTCTTCATCGATGTGCAGGCGCGTGGGGAATACCCTAACTATGCCAAGAAAGAGTGGGAGCGTCAGGGAATCACGGTTGAGATGACGGAACAGGACCTTCAATTGTTGAAAGACCATACAGTGGACTTTATTTCCTTCTCCTACTATGCCAGTCGGGTCGCTTCAGGGGATCCAGCTGAAAGGGAGAAAACAGCGGGCAATATCTTTGCTTCTCTGAAGAATCCCTACTTAGAAAGCTCGGAATGGGGTTGGCAGATTGACCCTCTTGGTCTTCGCATTACGTTGAACACCATCTGGGATCGTTATCAAAAACCCCTGTTTATCGTAGAAAATGGACTGGGCGCCGTTGATACCCCAAATGAAGCCGGGGAGATTGAAGATGACTACCGGATTAACTACCTAGCAGCTCACATCAAGGCCATGCGGGAGGCCATCCATGAAGATGGTGTTGTCCTCTGGGGCTATACAACTTGGGGCTGTATTGACCTGGTCTCTGCCGGGACAGGAGAAATGAAGAAGCGCTACGGCTTTATCTATGTCGACCGGGACAACGAAGGCAAGGGAAGCTTGGAGCGCTCCCGTAAGAAATCCTTCTATTGGTACAAAGAAGTCATTGCGACAAATGGGGCTTCTGTTGAATAA
- a CDS encoding ABC transporter permease, which translates to MLHTIQADFYRLFRSKGFWITEAILVLNILSGVIFGATGHVGVNTESKLPQATEVWTGFKALTHYSSSISVTILFTIIVITLVLGTDLTQNLYKNSLAYGVSRTSYYFAKSAVVLTIALFQFLVSYGLVFLIATLYNGLGTMPEHFLAHFGLTVLIQFLATLAWVSIISFLLYASQSITLAFVGYFIGNILLSLPALFFKDIDILHYLNLEFQYSLVESTTATTNTLSIALGFILVFGFLGLATFKHKDL; encoded by the coding sequence ATGTTGCATACCATTCAAGCAGATTTTTACAGACTTTTTCGCTCTAAAGGTTTTTGGATTACAGAAGCCATTCTCGTTCTCAACATCCTGTCTGGAGTCATCTTTGGAGCTACCGGCCACGTCGGCGTCAATACGGAATCCAAATTACCCCAAGCAACCGAAGTTTGGACGGGCTTTAAAGCCTTGACCCACTACTCTTCCAGCATCAGTGTGACTATCCTCTTTACCATTATTGTCATCACCTTGGTCCTGGGAACAGACTTAACGCAAAACTTATACAAGAATAGTCTGGCCTATGGCGTTTCGCGCACTAGCTACTACTTTGCAAAAAGCGCCGTTGTCCTGACCATTGCCCTCTTCCAATTTCTTGTTTCTTATGGTCTCGTCTTCTTGATTGCGACCCTCTACAATGGACTTGGCACCATGCCAGAGCACTTCCTTGCTCATTTTGGACTGACCGTGCTGATTCAGTTCCTTGCCACCCTGGCTTGGGTCAGTATCATTTCCTTCCTTCTTTATGCTAGCCAATCCATCACCCTAGCCTTCGTTGGCTACTTCATTGGAAATATCCTCTTAAGTCTACCTGCGCTTTTCTTTAAAGATATTGACATTCTCCACTATCTAAACTTGGAGTTCCAATATTCCTTGGTAGAGAGCACCACAGCAACAACCAACACCCTCTCGATCGCCCTTGGATTCATCCTTGTTTTCGGCTTCCTAGGACTGGCTACTTTCAAACACAAAGATTTATAA
- a CDS encoding heavy metal translocating P-type ATPase yields the protein MVEKQKAVVENGVQKIRITAEKGYSPKEFQLQKGIPAEITFHRVNPSGCYKEILFEDQGILEPLEVGVDKVISFTPTETGDFEFSCGMKMQKGSYTVVEKRRRVLGLLGRFWITSIFTLPLLILMIGMMAGFVSHTVSRWGTFLATTPIMLVAGVPFIKSAWASFKKHHSNMDTLVALGTLVAYVYSVFALFTGQPVYFEAAGFIIFFILLGQIFEERMRNNASEAVEKLLDLQAKTAQVLRDGNYVEVAAEDIQIGDLIRVRPGEKIAVDGTIVEGSTTIDESMVTGESLPVEKSVGDAVIGSTINSNGTILFKAEKVGSETLLSQIVDFVKMAQSSRAPIQDLTDKISGIFVPVVTILAIATFWVWSVLLGASLQEAMLYAVSVLIIACPCALGLATPTALMVGTGRSAKMGVLIKNGTVLQEVQKIQTVVFDKTGTITIGQPLVTDVVGDEARVLTLAASLETFSEHPLAQAVLSRAEEKGLVLSPVENFQAIEGKGVQGQIDQQLVTLGNGKLHDGTAMDPELEKRMVELQEQAKTVISLSVDGQVIGLIAIQDAPKASSKEAIKKLKERGLKTVMLTGDNERVAQAIAKQVGIDTVIADVLPQEKASAIQKLQEASKVAFVGDGINDAPALLIADVGIAMGSGTDIAIESGGIVLTQNDLLGVVRAFDMSQKTFRRILLNLFWASIYNILGIPIAAGVFVGLGLTLNPELAGLAMALSSLSVLTSSLLLNVAKID from the coding sequence ATGGTAGAAAAACAAAAAGCAGTTGTGGAAAACGGAGTGCAAAAGATCCGTATTACAGCAGAAAAAGGCTATAGTCCAAAGGAATTTCAACTTCAAAAAGGGATCCCTGCTGAAATCACCTTCCATCGGGTCAATCCTTCTGGCTGTTACAAGGAAATTTTGTTTGAAGATCAGGGGATTTTAGAGCCTTTGGAAGTCGGTGTGGATAAGGTGATATCCTTTACCCCGACAGAAACAGGGGACTTCGAGTTTTCATGTGGAATGAAGATGCAAAAGGGTTCCTACACGGTTGTGGAAAAACGCCGTCGTGTCTTAGGTTTACTGGGTCGCTTTTGGATTACTAGTATCTTTACTCTTCCCTTATTGATCTTGATGATCGGGATGATGGCAGGATTTGTCTCCCATACAGTCAGTCGCTGGGGGACTTTTCTAGCGACAACGCCGATCATGTTGGTAGCAGGAGTTCCTTTTATCAAGAGTGCCTGGGCCTCATTTAAGAAGCACCATTCCAATATGGATACCTTGGTAGCTCTTGGAACCCTGGTAGCCTATGTCTATAGTGTATTTGCCCTTTTTACTGGTCAGCCAGTATACTTTGAGGCTGCGGGTTTTATCATCTTCTTTATCCTCTTAGGGCAAATCTTTGAAGAACGGATGCGTAACAATGCCTCCGAGGCTGTGGAAAAGTTGTTGGATTTGCAGGCAAAAACGGCTCAAGTTCTCCGTGATGGGAACTATGTCGAGGTGGCGGCGGAAGATATCCAAATTGGTGACTTGATTCGGGTCCGTCCTGGGGAAAAGATTGCGGTTGATGGGACGATTGTAGAAGGAAGTACGACCATTGATGAGTCGATGGTGACAGGTGAAAGCTTGCCTGTGGAGAAATCAGTTGGTGATGCAGTGATTGGCTCCACTATCAACAGCAATGGGACCATTCTCTTTAAGGCTGAAAAAGTCGGTAGTGAGACCCTCTTATCTCAAATTGTGGACTTTGTCAAAATGGCCCAATCCAGTCGTGCTCCCATTCAAGATTTGACGGATAAGATTTCAGGTATCTTTGTTCCAGTGGTGACGATTTTGGCCATTGCGACTTTCTGGGTTTGGTCCGTGCTTCTGGGCGCGTCGCTTCAAGAGGCCATGCTCTATGCAGTCTCTGTCCTCATTATTGCCTGTCCTTGTGCCCTTGGTTTAGCAACCCCAACAGCCCTGATGGTCGGAACCGGCCGTAGTGCTAAGATGGGGGTTCTGATTAAAAATGGAACAGTTCTTCAAGAAGTGCAAAAGATTCAAACCGTTGTGTTTGATAAGACAGGGACTATTACCATTGGCCAACCACTTGTAACCGATGTTGTAGGAGATGAAGCGCGTGTCTTGACACTGGCTGCTAGTCTTGAAACTTTTTCAGAACATCCACTAGCCCAAGCGGTCTTATCACGAGCAGAAGAAAAAGGTTTGGTGTTATCCCCTGTGGAAAACTTCCAAGCGATTGAAGGAAAAGGGGTCCAAGGTCAGATCGACCAGCAGTTGGTGACCTTGGGAAATGGCAAACTTCATGACGGGACAGCGATGGATCCGGAGCTTGAAAAACGGATGGTAGAGTTGCAAGAGCAGGCCAAAACAGTGATCAGTTTGTCTGTGGATGGGCAAGTGATTGGCTTGATTGCCATTCAAGATGCTCCGAAGGCCAGCTCAAAAGAAGCGATCAAAAAGCTCAAAGAACGGGGCTTGAAAACGGTCATGTTAACGGGGGATAATGAACGGGTGGCCCAAGCTATTGCTAAGCAAGTGGGAATTGACACCGTCATTGCTGATGTCCTTCCTCAAGAAAAAGCTAGCGCCATCCAAAAACTGCAAGAAGCTAGCAAGGTCGCCTTTGTTGGAGATGGGATCAATGATGCTCCAGCTCTCTTGATCGCGGATGTGGGGATCGCTATGGGATCTGGAACGGATATTGCGATCGAGTCCGGTGGCATCGTGCTCACGCAAAATGATTTGCTTGGCGTTGTGCGCGCTTTTGACATGAGTCAAAAGACCTTCCGCAGGATCTTACTCAATCTCTTCTGGGCCTCTATCTACAATATCCTTGGGATTCCAATTGCTGCTGGAGTCTTTGTAGGACTGGGATTGACCCTCAATCCAGAACTAGCAGGTCTTGCCATGGCCCTTAGTTCTTTGTCTGTTTTGACTAGCTCGCTGCTTCTCAATGTTGCGAAAATTGATTAA
- the spxB gene encoding pyruvate oxidase, producing MTQGKITASAAMLNVLKTWGVDTIYGIPSGTLSSLMDALAEDKDIRFLQVRHEETGALAAVMQAKFGGSIGVAVGSGGPGATHLINGVYDAAMDNTPFLAILGSRPVNELNLDAFQELNQNPMYNGIAVYNKRVAYAEQLPKVIDEACRAAVSKKGPAVVEIPVNFGFQEIDENSYYGSGSYERHFIAPALNEVEIDKAVEILNNAERPVIYAGFGGVGAGDVITELSRKIKAPIITTGKNFEAFEWDYEGLTGSAYRVGWKPANEVVFEADTVLFLGSNFPFAEVYEAFKNTEKFIQVDIDPYKLGKRHALDASILGDAGQAAKAILDKANPVESTPWWRANVKNNQNWRDYMNKLEGKTEGELQLYQVYNAINKHADQDAIYSIDVGDTTQTSTRHLHMTPENMWRTSPLFATMGIALPGGIAAKKDNPDRQVWNIMGDGAFNMCYPDVITNVQYDLPVINVVFSNGKYAFIKDKYEDTNKHLFGCDFPNADYAKIAEAQGAIGFTVDRIEDIDAVVAEAVKLNKEGKTVVIDARITQHRPLPVEVLELDPKQHSEEAIKAFKEKYEAEELVPFRLFLEEEGLQSRAIK from the coding sequence ATGACTCAAGGGAAAATTACTGCATCTGCAGCAATGCTTAATGTATTGAAAACATGGGGCGTAGATACGATCTACGGTATCCCATCTGGAACACTTAGCTCACTTATGGACGCTTTGGCTGAAGACAAAGATATCCGTTTCTTGCAAGTTCGTCACGAAGAAACTGGTGCTCTTGCAGCGGTTATGCAAGCTAAATTTGGTGGCTCTATCGGGGTTGCAGTTGGTTCAGGTGGACCTGGTGCGACTCACTTGATCAATGGTGTTTACGATGCAGCTATGGATAACACTCCATTCCTTGCTATCCTTGGATCACGTCCAGTTAACGAATTGAACTTGGATGCCTTCCAAGAATTGAACCAAAACCCAATGTACAACGGTATCGCTGTTTACAACAAACGTGTAGCTTACGCAGAACAATTACCAAAAGTAATCGATGAAGCTTGCCGTGCTGCCGTTTCTAAAAAAGGTCCAGCCGTTGTTGAAATTCCAGTAAACTTTGGTTTCCAAGAAATCGACGAAAACTCATACTACGGATCAGGTTCTTATGAACGTCACTTTATCGCTCCTGCCTTGAACGAAGTGGAAATCGATAAAGCTGTTGAAATCTTGAACAATGCTGAACGCCCAGTGATCTACGCTGGTTTCGGTGGAGTTGGTGCGGGTGATGTGATCACTGAATTGTCTCGTAAAATTAAAGCACCAATCATTACGACTGGTAAAAACTTCGAAGCGTTCGAATGGGACTACGAAGGGTTGACAGGTTCTGCTTACCGTGTTGGTTGGAAACCAGCCAACGAAGTGGTTTTCGAGGCAGATACTGTTCTTTTCCTTGGTTCAAACTTCCCATTTGCTGAAGTTTACGAAGCCTTCAAGAATACTGAAAAATTCATCCAAGTCGATATCGACCCTTACAAACTTGGTAAACGTCATGCCCTAGACGCTTCAATCCTTGGGGATGCAGGTCAAGCAGCGAAAGCAATCCTTGATAAAGCGAATCCAGTTGAATCTACTCCATGGTGGCGTGCAAACGTTAAGAATAACCAAAACTGGCGTGATTACATGAACAAACTCGAAGGTAAAACTGAGGGTGAATTGCAATTGTATCAAGTTTACAATGCAATCAACAAACATGCTGATCAAGATGCGATCTATTCAATCGACGTAGGTGACACTACTCAAACATCTACTCGTCACCTTCACATGACACCTGAGAACATGTGGCGTACATCTCCACTCTTTGCGACAATGGGGATCGCCCTTCCTGGTGGTATCGCTGCTAAGAAAGACAATCCAGATCGCCAAGTATGGAACATCATGGGTGACGGTGCATTCAACATGTGCTACCCAGACGTTATCACAAACGTTCAATACGACCTTCCAGTTATCAACGTTGTCTTCTCAAATGGTAAATATGCCTTCATCAAGGACAAATACGAAGACACAAACAAACACTTGTTTGGTTGTGACTTCCCTAATGCTGACTATGCGAAAATCGCTGAAGCTCAAGGAGCTATTGGATTTACAGTTGACCGTATCGAAGACATCGACGCAGTCGTTGCTGAAGCTGTTAAATTGAACAAAGAAGGTAAGACAGTTGTCATCGATGCTCGCATCACGCAACACCGTCCACTTCCAGTAGAAGTTCTTGAGTTGGATCCAAAACAACACTCAGAAGAAGCGATCAAAGCCTTCAAGGAAAAATACGAAGCTGAAGAACTCGTACCATTCCGCCTCTTCTTGGAAGAAGAAGGATTGCAATCACGCGCAATCAAATAA
- a CDS encoding VOC family protein has translation MNLNQLDIIVSDVTQVCASLERILDKKADYVDDSFAQFTIGSHCLMLSQNHLVPLENFQSGIILHVEVEDVEQNYQRLKELGIQVLNGPVVTDWGTESLLVEGPSGLVLDFYHMK, from the coding sequence ATGAATTTAAATCAATTAGATATTATCGTTTCAGATGTTACCCAAGTTTGTGCTAGCTTGGAGCGTATTTTGGATAAAAAGGCCGATTATGTTGACGACAGTTTTGCTCAGTTCACGATTGGCAGTCACTGTCTCATGTTGTCTCAAAATCATTTGGTTCCTTTGGAAAATTTCCAGTCAGGAATCATTCTTCACGTTGAAGTTGAGGATGTAGAGCAGAACTACCAACGATTGAAAGAGCTTGGTATCCAGGTTTTGAACGGTCCAGTTGTAACCGATTGGGGAACCGAAAGCCTGTTAGTTGAAGGCCCTTCCGGATTAGTGCTTGATTTTTATCATATGAAGTAG
- a CDS encoding response regulator transcription factor, with translation MARVLLIEDNNDIQEILYSLLSEDHEVLQAFSGTEGLRLFQQEAVDLVLLDIMLPGKNGDQVLEEIRLQSQTPVIMMTALGDKHLISQYLLAGANDYIVKPFNLDEVAARVTVQLRNHVSPAQEAQASQKLSFKNLVLNPETFELESGEQTLRLGKKEFQIFETLLAHPKKIFTKEELYEAVWEEVYLPGDNTLNAQLSNLRKKIAQLDPDEDYIETVWGLGVRLKGEK, from the coding sequence GTGGCACGGGTTTTATTAATCGAGGACAATAATGATATCCAAGAAATTTTGTATAGTCTCTTAAGTGAAGACCATGAGGTGCTTCAAGCCTTTTCGGGTACAGAAGGGCTACGGCTCTTCCAGCAAGAAGCTGTTGATTTGGTCCTTCTGGATATCATGCTTCCAGGGAAAAATGGGGATCAGGTCCTTGAGGAGATCCGTTTGCAGAGTCAGACACCGGTTATCATGATGACCGCTCTGGGAGACAAACACCTCATTAGCCAGTATCTCCTTGCAGGGGCCAATGATTATATTGTCAAACCCTTTAATCTGGACGAAGTGGCCGCTCGGGTGACGGTGCAGTTGAGAAATCACGTCTCTCCGGCACAGGAAGCTCAAGCGTCGCAAAAGCTTTCCTTTAAGAATTTGGTCTTAAATCCAGAAACCTTTGAACTGGAGTCTGGCGAACAGACACTTCGCTTGGGCAAAAAAGAATTTCAAATTTTTGAGACCTTGCTGGCGCATCCAAAGAAGATTTTCACCAAAGAAGAATTGTATGAGGCGGTCTGGGAAGAAGTTTATCTGCCTGGAGACAATACCCTCAATGCCCAATTGAGCAATCTTCGAAAGAAAATTGCCCAGCTTGATCCAGATGAGGACTATATTGAAACGGTCTGGGGCTTGGGTGTTCGCTTGAAAGGAGAAAAGTAA
- a CDS encoding sensor histidine kinase: protein MWGLVLILVVLVLLLGLGYVRLLSALKDLQEQIQKKLQSGSGVRLTSQVSKKELVALTNQVSDLFDQIERTNRIAFQEKKTLDMAISNIAHDIRTPLTIASGYTQQIIKGGTQEEEKLKKIASNLQVVSKRLESLLEYRRLMEGAIQPRISDVDLSQVLTQQLFQYYDSLSEAGIALEVELEEHLHYATDPELWERLLQNMLSNVLKHGKEQARLTLTSDADTIRVELRNIVQQPIQHLDQLASRFYSENLSDTEESSGLGLYIIQNFVEILGGDLQLATEADWFILTITLRKKA from the coding sequence ATGTGGGGATTGGTTCTAATTCTAGTCGTCCTTGTCCTTCTCTTGGGACTGGGCTATGTTCGCTTGCTTTCTGCTTTAAAGGATTTGCAGGAGCAGATTCAAAAGAAGCTTCAAAGCGGTAGTGGGGTACGGCTGACCTCTCAGGTCTCAAAAAAAGAATTGGTCGCCTTGACCAATCAAGTCAGTGATCTCTTTGATCAGATCGAGCGGACCAATCGGATTGCCTTTCAAGAGAAAAAGACCTTGGATATGGCCATCAGTAATATTGCTCATGATATTCGGACGCCTTTGACCATTGCATCTGGCTACACCCAACAAATCATCAAGGGTGGGACGCAGGAAGAGGAAAAGCTGAAGAAAATTGCTTCCAATCTTCAAGTCGTCTCAAAACGCCTGGAATCTCTCTTGGAATACAGACGCTTGATGGAGGGAGCCATTCAGCCTCGGATTTCAGACGTCGATCTCAGCCAAGTTTTAACCCAGCAGTTGTTCCAGTATTATGATAGCTTGTCTGAGGCGGGGATTGCTTTAGAGGTAGAGCTAGAAGAGCATCTTCATTATGCTACGGATCCTGAGCTTTGGGAGCGCCTCTTGCAAAATATGCTCAGCAATGTCCTCAAGCATGGAAAGGAGCAGGCCCGTTTGACCTTGACCTCAGACGCGGACACGATTCGGGTCGAGCTGCGCAATATTGTGCAACAACCGATCCAGCACTTAGACCAATTGGCTAGTCGATTCTACTCTGAAAATCTCTCGGATACAGAGGAGTCTTCTGGCTTGGGTCTCTATATCATTCAAAATTTTGTAGAGATCTTAGGCGGGGACTTGCAACTGGCAACGGAGGCAGACTGGTTTATTTTGACCATTACACTAAGAAAAAAGGCTTGA